One genomic region from Pseudomonas hormoni encodes:
- a CDS encoding proline--tRNA ligase: MRTSQFLLATQKETPSDAVVISHQLMLRAGMIRKLASGLYTWLPMGLRVMRKVEAVVREEMNAAGSLEVLMPSTQPAELWQESGRWEEYGPELLRFKDRHGRDFCAGPTHEEVITDLMRNELSSYKQLPINLYQIQTKFRDEIRPRFGLMRGREFIMKDAYSFHADQPSLQVTYDRMHQAYCNVFTRLGLKFRPVEADNGSIGGAGSHEFHVLAESGEDDIVFSNGSDYAANIEKAEAVPRETSRPAPAEELRLVDTPETKTIAALVEKFNLPIEKTIKTLVVHAEEKGKLIALIIRGDHELNEIKAANQPGVASPLVMASESELRDAIGAGAGSLGPLNLPLPIIIDRSVELMSDFGIGANIDDKHYFGVNWERDLPVPTVADLRNVVAGDPSPDGKGTLEIKRGIEVGHIFQLGNKYSKAMKCEVLGENGKPVTLEMGCYGIGVSRVVAAAIEQNNDANGIIWSDTLAPFQIALVPLRYETEQVREATDKLYAELTAAGFEVLLDDRDKKTSPGIKFADMELIGIPHRIVVSDRGLAEGNLEYKSRTEPEAQALPVADVLSFLQARIRR; encoded by the coding sequence ATGCGCACCAGTCAATTTTTGCTCGCCACACAGAAAGAAACGCCTTCCGACGCGGTCGTGATCAGCCACCAGCTGATGCTGCGCGCCGGCATGATCCGCAAACTCGCCTCGGGCCTGTACACCTGGCTGCCGATGGGCTTGCGAGTGATGCGCAAGGTCGAAGCCGTCGTTCGTGAAGAAATGAACGCCGCGGGCTCTCTCGAAGTGTTGATGCCGAGTACTCAACCGGCTGAGCTGTGGCAGGAATCCGGTCGCTGGGAAGAATACGGCCCTGAATTGCTGCGCTTCAAGGATCGCCACGGTCGCGACTTCTGCGCCGGCCCGACCCACGAAGAAGTGATCACCGACCTGATGCGCAACGAGCTGAGCAGCTACAAACAGCTGCCGATCAACCTGTATCAGATCCAGACCAAATTCCGTGACGAAATCCGCCCACGCTTCGGCTTGATGCGCGGCCGCGAATTCATCATGAAGGACGCCTATTCGTTCCACGCTGACCAGCCTTCGCTGCAGGTCACCTACGACCGCATGCACCAGGCGTACTGCAACGTGTTCACCCGTCTGGGCCTGAAATTCCGCCCTGTTGAAGCCGACAACGGCTCCATCGGCGGCGCTGGCTCCCACGAGTTCCACGTACTGGCCGAATCCGGCGAAGACGACATCGTCTTCAGCAACGGTTCCGACTACGCCGCGAACATCGAGAAGGCCGAAGCCGTGCCACGGGAAACCTCCCGTCCGGCACCGGCTGAAGAGCTGCGCCTGGTCGACACGCCAGAGACCAAAACCATCGCCGCGCTGGTGGAAAAATTCAATCTGCCGATTGAAAAGACCATCAAGACCCTCGTGGTTCACGCTGAAGAGAAAGGCAAGCTGATTGCCCTGATCATCCGTGGCGACCACGAACTGAACGAAATCAAGGCCGCCAACCAGCCAGGCGTTGCCAGCCCGCTGGTCATGGCTTCCGAAAGCGAATTGCGTGACGCGATTGGCGCCGGCGCCGGTTCCCTCGGCCCGTTGAACCTGCCGCTGCCAATCATCATCGACCGTTCCGTCGAGCTGATGAGCGACTTCGGCATCGGTGCGAACATCGACGACAAGCATTACTTCGGCGTGAACTGGGAGCGTGACCTGCCGGTTCCTACCGTGGCTGACCTGCGTAACGTCGTGGCGGGCGACCCTAGCCCGGACGGCAAAGGCACCCTGGAAATCAAGCGCGGCATCGAAGTCGGGCACATCTTCCAGCTGGGCAACAAGTACAGCAAAGCGATGAAGTGCGAAGTGCTGGGCGAGAACGGCAAGCCGGTCACCCTGGAAATGGGTTGCTACGGTATCGGCGTTTCCCGCGTGGTGGCTGCGGCCATCGAGCAGAACAACGACGCCAACGGGATCATCTGGAGCGACACACTGGCTCCATTCCAGATCGCGCTGGTGCCGCTGCGCTATGAAACCGAGCAGGTTCGCGAAGCCACCGACAAGCTGTATGCAGAACTGACTGCGGCCGGTTTCGAAGTGCTGCTGGACGATCGCGACAAGAAAACCAGCCCGGGCATCAAGTTCGCGGACATGGAGCTGATCGGCATTCCTCACCGGATCGTGGTCAGTGACCGCGGCCTCGCCGAAGGCAATCTGGAATACAAGAGCCGCACCGAGCCCGAGGCGCAAGCGCTGCCGGTCGCTGACGTGCTGTCCTTCCTCCAGGCCCGTATCCGCCGCTGA
- a CDS encoding AmpG family muropeptide MFS transporter, with translation MPRKTWRAALAAYASPSTLVLLLLGFAAGLPYMLVFSTLSVWLREAGVARETIGYASLIGLAYAFKWVWSPLLDQWRLPFLGKLGRRRSWLVLSQALVILGLIGMGFCDPQKHLSWLIAIAVVVAFASATQDIAVDAYRLEIADDTRQAALAASYMSGYRIAALLATAGALFFAEGFGSTGFNYKHSAWAGTYLLFGVLMVPALLTSFFMREPPVPLRTQLQAGRYSFVHQLASVFVLIVLLVSVPAMFTQLYNTDFASVLFEGESLLDLLLEDRAFLRAILYTTLTALCLSAIGRRGLAPVLTPINDFILRYRWQALLLLGLIATYRMSDTVMGVMANVFYIDQGFTKDQIASVSKIFGLIMTLVGAGMGGLLIVRFGILPILFIGGVASAGTNLLFLMLADMGANLNMLILTISLDNFSSGLATSAFVAYLSSLTNLKFSATQYALLSSIMLLLPRLIGGYSGVMVEKFGYHNFFLITALLGVPTLLLIALHWFQENRREGPTPTPEPVPSQVAEES, from the coding sequence ATGCCCCGTAAAACCTGGCGCGCCGCGCTCGCCGCCTATGCCAGCCCTTCAACACTTGTGCTGTTGTTGCTTGGTTTCGCCGCCGGCCTGCCCTACATGCTGGTGTTTTCGACACTGTCGGTCTGGTTGCGTGAAGCCGGTGTGGCTCGCGAAACCATCGGCTACGCAAGCCTGATCGGCCTGGCCTACGCCTTTAAATGGGTCTGGTCGCCGCTGCTCGACCAATGGCGCCTGCCATTTCTCGGCAAGCTCGGTCGCCGACGCTCGTGGCTGGTGCTTTCCCAGGCACTGGTAATCCTCGGCCTGATCGGGATGGGTTTCTGCGACCCGCAAAAACATCTGTCCTGGCTGATCGCCATCGCCGTGGTCGTTGCCTTCGCCTCGGCGACGCAAGACATCGCGGTCGACGCCTATCGCCTGGAAATCGCCGACGACACCCGTCAGGCCGCCCTCGCCGCCAGTTACATGTCCGGCTACCGGATCGCGGCGCTGCTGGCCACTGCCGGGGCCCTGTTCTTCGCCGAAGGCTTCGGCTCCACCGGTTTCAACTACAAGCATTCGGCATGGGCCGGCACTTACCTGCTGTTCGGCGTCTTGATGGTTCCGGCGTTGCTCACCTCGTTTTTCATGCGCGAACCGCCGGTACCGTTGCGCACGCAACTGCAGGCCGGGCGCTACAGTTTTGTGCATCAACTGGCCTCAGTGTTCGTGCTGATCGTGTTGCTGGTTTCCGTGCCGGCCATGTTCACCCAGCTCTACAACACCGACTTCGCCAGCGTGCTGTTCGAAGGCGAGAGCCTGCTCGACCTGCTGCTCGAAGACCGCGCGTTCCTGCGGGCGATTCTCTACACCACGCTCACCGCGTTGTGCCTTTCGGCCATAGGCCGCCGTGGCCTCGCGCCGGTGCTGACCCCGATCAACGACTTCATTCTGCGTTACCGCTGGCAGGCGCTATTGCTACTCGGACTGATCGCCACGTATCGGATGTCGGATACGGTGATGGGCGTGATGGCCAACGTGTTCTATATCGACCAGGGCTTCACCAAGGATCAGATTGCCAGCGTCAGCAAAATCTTCGGCCTGATCATGACCCTGGTCGGCGCCGGCATGGGCGGACTGCTGATCGTGCGTTTCGGCATCCTGCCGATCCTGTTCATCGGCGGCGTGGCGTCAGCGGGCACCAATTTGCTGTTCCTGATGCTCGCCGACATGGGCGCCAACCTGAACATGCTGATCCTGACCATTTCCCTGGACAATTTCAGCTCGGGCCTGGCGACCTCGGCGTTCGTCGCCTATCTGTCGAGCCTGACCAACCTCAAGTTCTCGGCCACCCAATACGCCCTGCTCAGTTCGATCATGCTCTTGCTTCCACGCCTGATCGGCGGCTATTCCGGGGTCATGGTGGAAAAGTTCGGCTATCACAACTTCTTCCTGATCACCGCGTTGCTGGGTGTTCCGACGCTGCTGTTGATCGCTTTGCACTGGTTCCAGGAGAACCGCCGCGAAGGCCCGACACCCACACCTGAGCCGGTCCCGAGCCAGGTCGCGGAAGAATCGTAG